The Desulfovibrio aminophilus genome includes the window AGCGTGGACTTGCCGACGTTGGGCCGTCCGATGAGGGCGATGGTCGCGGGCATGTTTTCCGTTTTCGCGTTCAGGCGAAGAGTTTGCGGATGGCCTCGCCGTAGGGCGGGCGCAGCACGCCCCGCTCCGTGACGATGCCCGCGATGAGCTCCGCCGGAGTGGGGTCGAAGGCCAGATTGTACACGGAAACCCCGTCGGGCACCACCTGGGTCTGGCCCACGTGGGTCACCTCGCGGGGGTCGCGGTCCTCGATGGGCACGTCGTCGCCCGTGGGGGTGGCGGGGTCGATGGTGTAGACCGGCGCGGCCACGTAGAACGGGATGCCGAAGTTCCTGGCCAGCAGGGCCACGCCGAAGGTGCCGATCTTGTTCACCGCGTCGCCGTTGGCCGCGATGCGGTCCGCGCCGACCACGACCTTCCGCACCAGCCCGCGCTTCATGAGCAGGGCGCAGGCGTTGTCGCAGGCCACGCGCACCGGGATGCCGTCGCGGTGCAGCTCCCAGGCCGTGAGCCGCGCGCCCTGGAGAAAGGGCCGGGTCTCGTTGGCGATGACCTGGATCTTCTTGCCCGCGTCCACCGCGCCCCGGATCACGCCCAGGGCCGTGCCGTAGCCCGCCGTGGCCAAGGCCCCGGCGTTGCAGTGGGTCATGACCGTGTCGCCGTCGTCGATGAGGTCCGCGCCGAAGCGGCCCATGGCCTTGCACATCTCGATGTCGGCCAGGTGGATCTCCTTGGCCCGCGCCAGCCACACGGCGGCCAGCTCGTCCAGGGAGGACGCCGCGCACTCGGCCCAGACCCGGCGCATCTCGCGCACGGCCCAGGCCAGGTTCACGGCCGTGGGCCGGGCGTTCTCGATCAGGTCCAGGCGCGCGGCCAGGGCCTCGGCCCAGTCGGCCGCGCGCTCGCGGGCGGTCTCGCGGGCGGCCAGGTAGCAGCCGTAGGCCGCGGTCACGCCGATGGCCGGAGCCCCGCGCACCACCATGACCTTGAGCGCGAAGCAGACGTCCCCGGTGGTCACGCAGTCGAACCACTCCACCCGCGTGGGCAGCAGGCGCTGGTCCAGCAGGACCAGGGCGTCCTTTTCCGGGGAAAACTGAATGTGATCGGTCATCGCCGCTCCTCAGGACGAGAGTTTCTTGGCCAGCAGCTCGTTGACCACGGCCGGGTTGGCCTGGCCCTTGGTCTGGCGCATGACCTGTCCCACGAAGAAGGCCACGAGCTTGGTCTTGCCGCCCCGGTAGGCCTCGGCCTCCTTGGGGTTGGCCGCGATCACCCCGTCAACCACGGCCTCCAGGGCCGAAGTGTCGGAAATCTGGGTCAGGCCCTTGGCCTTGACCAATTCCTCCGGGTCGCCGCCGTTCAGGAACATCTCCTGGAACAAATCCTTGCCGTTCTTGGCGCTGATGGTCCCCTCCTCCACCAGGCGCACGAGCCGGGCGAAGGATTCGGGAGCCATGCGGCAGTCGGCCGCGCCCTTGCCGGACTGGTTCATCTCGCGCAGGAACTCGCCCATCATCCAGTTGGAGAGCTTCCTGGGCTCGTTCCAGGCCGCCGCGGCGGCCTCGAAGTAGTCGGCCACGGGCCGCTCGGCCGTGAGCCTGGCCGCGTCGGCCTCCACCAGACCGTAGCCCTCCATGAAGCGGGCCATCTTGGCCTTGGGCAGCTCGGGCAGCTCGGAGCGCCACTGCTCCAGCCGGTCCGCCGCTATGACCACGGGCACCAGGTCCGGGTCCGGGAAATAGCGGTAGTCGTGGGCCTCCTCCTTGCCGCGCATGGAGTGCGTGGTGCCCTTGGAGGCGTCGTAGAGCCGGGTCTCCTGGACCACCTGCTCGCCGTCCTCCAGGAGCGCCGTCTGGCGGGCCACCTCGTACTCGATGGCCTTCTGCACGTGGCGGAAGGAGTTCATGTTCTTCAGCTCGGCGCGGATGCCGTAGGCCTCCTGGCCGAAGGGCCGCAGGGAGACGTTGGCGTCGCAACGGAACGAGCCCTCCTCCATGTTCCCGTCGCAGATGCCCAGGTAGACCAGGATGTTGCGCAGGGACTTGAGGTAGGCCACGGCCTCCTCGGGACCGCGCATGTCCGGCTCGCTGACGATCTCGATGAGCGGCACGCCGGTGCGGTTCAGGTCCACGAAGCTGGCGTTCTCGGCCGCGGAGTGGATGTTCTTGCCCGCGTCCTCCTCCATGTGGATGCGCGTGATGCCCACGCGCTTCACCCGGCCGTCGACCTCGATGTCCACGTGGCCGTGCTCGCACAGGGGCTGCTCGAACTGCGAAATCTGATAGCCCTTGGGCAGGTCGGGATAGAAGTAGTTCTTGCGCGCGAACACCGAGGTCAGGTTCACGCGGCAGTCCACGGCCAGACCCATCTTGGCCGCGTACTCCACCACCTTGGCGTTGAGCACGGGCAGCACGCCGGGCATGCCGGAGCAGACCTCGCAGACGTTGGCGTTGGGCTCGTCTCCGAAGGCCGTGGAACAGGAGCAGAATATCTTGGAGGCCGTGCGCAGTTGCGCGTGGACCTCCAGGCCGATGACCGTCTCGTACCGGGCCATGTGGTCCTCCTCAAGGCCGCGGGCGGGCGGCGGAAGCCCCGCGCCGGACGGCATGGACTGGTAATAGCGCCCGGGCGGCGTTCCGCCAAGGGGTGGGCCTCACCGGCTTCCCCCCGCCAGGGCGTTCTTGCTGAGCAGCATGTAGGCCGTGACCCGGTTCTTGACCCGGTCGGCGGCGTCCTCCACGGCGGCGCCCTCGCCCATGTAGAAGTCCAGGCGGGCGCCCTTGATGGCCGAGCCGACGTCCTGGGGCAGGACCGGCCCCCGAATGCGGCGGGTTCCGCGCCCCGAGGGGTCGGGCGTCTCGGCCTCCAGGACGAGCACCGAGCCGAGCGGCAGGAGATTCGGGTCTGTAGCCACACTGACGAACGGCGTCAATGGTTTTCCCAGCGCGCCCACGGGCGGGCCGTCGCCCAGGCGGAAGAAGACGAAGCGTCGGTTCTCGGCCATGAGTTCCCCGGCCATGTTCGGATTCTCGCGGAAGAAGCGGCGCACCGCCTTGCGGCCGCGCCGATCCGGGGCCAGCAGCCCGCGCTCGGCCAGGATGTCGCCCAGGGAGCGGAAGCGCCGGCCGTTGCTGGCCGCATAGTGGGCGGTCTTGGTCCGGCCGTCGGGCAGGCGCAGGATGCCCGAGCCCTCCACCTGCATGAAAAACACGTCCAGGGGATCGCGGGCCCAGGCGATCTCCGGCCCGCGCACGGCCACGCCCCGCCGCTCGGCGTCCGAGGCGCCCCGCGACGGGGGATTGGATTCCGCGCCGGGCCAGTCCGGCAGAAGCGGCAGGTCGGCCTGGGCCAGTTCCGGCGGCGGGCCGTAGAGCGGATGCTCGTAGCCCGTGCGCCGGGTCAGGCTGGCCGGGACCTCCGGGGTGTAGTAGGCGGTCATCACGGGCCCGGGCTGCACGGCCAGCCAGAGGAAGCGCTCGGCCAGCAGCTGGGGCTCGGCGTCCAGCCGGGGCAGCAGTTCCAGCAGCTCCCGGGCGCTCTCGGCCAGCTGGCCCCAGGTGGGCCGGAAGCAGCCCCGACGCACGGCCTCGACCTCGGCCGGGCGGGATTCCAGGAAGGACAGGCTGCGCAGCAGGGGCGTGCGCAGGTCGTTCCAGGACGAAAGGCCCTGGTCGCGCAGGTTGAACCAGGCGTCGGACGGGGTGCCGGTCCGGGAGGGGCCGGGAGCGGGCTCGCGCACCGCGCGCGGGGCCGGGGCGGGGGCGGGACAGGTTGAAGGGGCGGAAGCAGGCGGCGCGGGGCGTTCGGCGGTCCGGGGGGCCGGAGCCGCCGGACCGGGATCCACCTGGAGTTCGGCGCAGGCGGCCAGGGCCAAACAGGCCAGGGCCGCCGACAGGAAACGAATCAGCCGCGCGCGCATTCGTCGATGGCCACGTCGCAGAACTTGCCCACCCCGTATTCACGGCGGCGGAAGAATTTCTCCGGGTCCGGCCCGATGATCTGGAGTTCCGGGTGCTGGCG containing:
- the mtnA gene encoding S-methyl-5-thioribose-1-phosphate isomerase yields the protein MTDHIQFSPEKDALVLLDQRLLPTRVEWFDCVTTGDVCFALKVMVVRGAPAIGVTAAYGCYLAARETARERAADWAEALAARLDLIENARPTAVNLAWAVREMRRVWAECAASSLDELAAVWLARAKEIHLADIEMCKAMGRFGADLIDDGDTVMTHCNAGALATAGYGTALGVIRGAVDAGKKIQVIANETRPFLQGARLTAWELHRDGIPVRVACDNACALLMKRGLVRKVVVGADRIAANGDAVNKIGTFGVALLARNFGIPFYVAAPVYTIDPATPTGDDVPIEDRDPREVTHVGQTQVVPDGVSVYNLAFDPTPAELIAGIVTERGVLRPPYGEAIRKLFA
- the gatB gene encoding Asp-tRNA(Asn)/Glu-tRNA(Gln) amidotransferase subunit GatB, with translation MARYETVIGLEVHAQLRTASKIFCSCSTAFGDEPNANVCEVCSGMPGVLPVLNAKVVEYAAKMGLAVDCRVNLTSVFARKNYFYPDLPKGYQISQFEQPLCEHGHVDIEVDGRVKRVGITRIHMEEDAGKNIHSAAENASFVDLNRTGVPLIEIVSEPDMRGPEEAVAYLKSLRNILVYLGICDGNMEEGSFRCDANVSLRPFGQEAYGIRAELKNMNSFRHVQKAIEYEVARQTALLEDGEQVVQETRLYDASKGTTHSMRGKEEAHDYRYFPDPDLVPVVIAADRLEQWRSELPELPKAKMARFMEGYGLVEADAARLTAERPVADYFEAAAAAWNEPRKLSNWMMGEFLREMNQSGKGAADCRMAPESFARLVRLVEEGTISAKNGKDLFQEMFLNGGDPEELVKAKGLTQISDTSALEAVVDGVIAANPKEAEAYRGGKTKLVAFFVGQVMRQTKGQANPAVVNELLAKKLSS
- a CDS encoding MltA domain-containing protein; translation: MRARLIRFLSAALACLALAACAELQVDPGPAAPAPRTAERPAPPASAPSTCPAPAPAPRAVREPAPGPSRTGTPSDAWFNLRDQGLSSWNDLRTPLLRSLSFLESRPAEVEAVRRGCFRPTWGQLAESARELLELLPRLDAEPQLLAERFLWLAVQPGPVMTAYYTPEVPASLTRRTGYEHPLYGPPPELAQADLPLLPDWPGAESNPPSRGASDAERRGVAVRGPEIAWARDPLDVFFMQVEGSGILRLPDGRTKTAHYAASNGRRFRSLGDILAERGLLAPDRRGRKAVRRFFRENPNMAGELMAENRRFVFFRLGDGPPVGALGKPLTPFVSVATDPNLLPLGSVLVLEAETPDPSGRGTRRIRGPVLPQDVGSAIKGARLDFYMGEGAAVEDAADRVKNRVTAYMLLSKNALAGGSR